One segment of Cyprinus carpio isolate SPL01 chromosome B20, ASM1834038v1, whole genome shotgun sequence DNA contains the following:
- the si:ch211-142k18.1 gene encoding uncharacterized protein si:ch211-142k18.1, translating to MMRLHSTLGTWLFTLLVMPVYCQSGDNGEWGSGDVSGTVVTGNSSTSIFHAVGDEPDRTRPVFQSLSETEGGDCYVNFHTSQVMSRRLRAFREEVAYLKALQHGNQAVMENLVQFVGAEMGDQRYEEVIQENIVGIREDHMSCESVVTKAAEELESQLEGDAQSTLAGIQKIKEESLSFEEMLRTATDIATRLESSSRTLHVEMIKQLRKNMRQPRKTK from the exons ATGATGAGGCTTCACTCTACGCTGGGCACTTGGCTCTTCACACTCCTAGTGATGCCAGTCTACTGCCAGAGTGGTGATAATGGAGAGTGGGGATCAGGTGACGTCTCTGGGACTGTGGTCACTGGCAACTCCTCCACTTCAATCTTCCATGCAGTGGGGGATGAGCCAGACAGGACCAGGCCAGTTTTTCAGAGCCTGTCAGAGACAGAAGGCGGTGACTGTTATGTCAACTTTCACACCAGCCAAGTCATGTCAAGGCGCTTACGAGCTTTCAGAGAGGAAGTTGCTTATCTAAAGGCCCTTCAACATGGGAACCAGGCAGTGATGGAGAATCTGGTCCAGTTTGTTGGAGCAGAGATGGGAGATCAACGCTACGAGGAGGTGATCCAAGAGAACATTGTTGGAATCAGAGAGGATCACATGAGCTGTGAGAGCGTGGTGACAAAagcagcagaggagctggagaGTCAGCTGGAGGGAGATGCTCAATCCACTTTGGCTGGAATTCAGAA AATAAAAGAGGAGTCCCTTTCCTTTGAAGAAATGCTGCGTACCGCGACGGACATCGCCACTCGACTGGAGAGCTCCTCACGAACCCTGCATGTAGAGATGATCAAACAGCTGAGGAAGAACATGAGACAGCCGCGCAAAACTAAATGA